The Thermoflavifilum sp. genome contains a region encoding:
- a CDS encoding glycosyltransferase, which produces MIVIYILVFLAVAYGVLMGVYRYGWNHLPEFGVNPHQVDEDVVVSIIIAARNEASHIQSCLLALCRQDYPVDKMEILVIDDDSTDDTAYRVQQIRDNRIKLLRVRDYMHALTHHQAPKKRAIELGIAHARGELIITTDADCVAGPYWIRTLVSFYRQYHAVCMAAPVIYTDEKSFFDRFQSLDFMTMQGITGATDYLKIGTMCNGANFAYTRKAFYEVDGFVGIDGIASGDDMLLMYKLYCAYPDRVFYVKSRDAIVHTRPVQTWKAFWHQRIRWASKASKFDDRRLIWVLAGVYIWNLSFFALFIAGFFHLQWWVWGIGLLIYKTAVELYFLWPVAVFFQKKHQLWYFFPGQFLHIPYMVSTGLWSLWSGYQWKDRKLK; this is translated from the coding sequence ATGATAGTTATCTACATTCTGGTTTTTCTGGCCGTTGCATATGGTGTGTTGATGGGCGTGTATCGGTATGGATGGAATCATTTACCGGAGTTTGGTGTTAACCCACATCAGGTGGATGAAGATGTGGTTGTATCGATTATCATTGCGGCGCGGAATGAAGCTTCTCATATCCAGTCTTGTTTGTTAGCGCTTTGCAGACAAGATTATCCCGTGGATAAGATGGAGATACTGGTTATAGATGATGATTCTACTGATGATACCGCATATCGGGTACAGCAGATCCGGGATAATCGCATCAAATTATTACGTGTTCGCGATTATATGCATGCACTTACGCATCATCAGGCGCCCAAGAAAAGAGCGATCGAATTAGGCATCGCACACGCCCGGGGAGAATTGATCATCACCACCGATGCAGATTGTGTGGCCGGTCCATACTGGATTCGAACGCTGGTTTCATTTTACCGTCAATATCATGCCGTTTGCATGGCTGCACCTGTGATATATACGGACGAAAAAAGTTTCTTTGATAGATTTCAATCACTCGATTTCATGACGATGCAGGGTATTACGGGTGCCACGGATTACCTGAAAATAGGTACCATGTGCAACGGAGCTAATTTTGCCTATACGCGGAAGGCATTTTATGAAGTGGATGGATTTGTGGGCATCGATGGAATCGCATCGGGCGATGATATGTTGTTGATGTATAAGTTATACTGTGCTTATCCGGATCGGGTGTTTTATGTAAAATCACGAGATGCAATTGTACACACGCGGCCTGTGCAAACCTGGAAGGCGTTCTGGCATCAACGCATACGCTGGGCGTCCAAGGCAAGTAAGTTTGACGATCGGCGCCTGATCTGGGTGCTTGCCGGTGTGTATATCTGGAATCTTTCCTTCTTTGCATTGTTTATTGCCGGCTTTTTTCACCTGCAATGGTGGGTGTGGGGCATAGGTTTGTTGATATATAAAACGGCTGTGGAACTTTATTTTTTGTGGCCGGTGGCCGTGTTTTTTCAAAAAAAACATCAACTGTGGTATTTTTTCCCCGGACAATTTTTGCATATTCCCTACATGGTGAGTACCGGGTTGTGGAGCCTCTGGAGCGGGTATCAGTGGAAAGATCGAAAATTGAAATGA
- the gldC gene encoding gliding motility protein GldC, producing the protein MQQSRIEIQVSLDAARIPEAISWRASDTAAAEPRAAKAMLLSLWDMQTRTSLQMDLWTKEMRMDEMADFMYQTMMGMADSFERATHQGQLAQRLKDFAHEFIAEFVRIQQQLQSADASTR; encoded by the coding sequence ATGCAACAATCGCGGATTGAGATTCAAGTTTCGCTTGATGCAGCACGTATTCCGGAAGCCATTTCCTGGCGGGCCAGTGATACAGCGGCTGCAGAACCTCGTGCGGCTAAAGCCATGCTGCTTTCGCTCTGGGATATGCAAACCCGTACTTCGTTACAGATGGACCTGTGGACGAAAGAGATGCGGATGGATGAAATGGCGGATTTTATGTATCAAACCATGATGGGTATGGCCGATAGTTTTGAACGCGCCACCCATCAAGGCCAGCTTGCTCAACGCCTGAAAGATTTCGCTCATGAATTTATTGCTGAATTTGTGAGGATACAACAGCAGTTGCAGTCTGCTGATGCATCAACCCGATAA
- a CDS encoding GatB/YqeY domain-containing protein, translated as MALEQQINEGIKAAMKAKDEARLRALRAIKSAILLEKTAEGRAGELTEADEWRMLQKMAKQRRESMEIYQQQHREDLARKEAEELAVIEEFLPRPMDEHELKAALQAIIQQVGARGPADMGKVMGVATRQLAGKADNKVMASLVKELLQQG; from the coding sequence ATGGCACTGGAACAACAGATCAACGAAGGTATTAAAGCTGCCATGAAGGCGAAAGACGAAGCACGGCTTCGGGCATTGCGCGCCATTAAATCGGCCATTTTGCTTGAAAAGACGGCGGAGGGCAGAGCAGGCGAACTCACCGAGGCCGATGAATGGCGCATGCTTCAGAAAATGGCCAAGCAAAGAAGAGAGTCCATGGAAATTTATCAGCAGCAACATCGTGAAGACCTGGCGCGGAAAGAAGCCGAGGAGCTGGCGGTGATAGAAGAATTTTTACCCAGGCCCATGGACGAGCATGAATTAAAAGCGGCTTTGCAGGCCATTATTCAGCAGGTGGGCGCTCGTGGCCCTGCAGATATGGGAAAGGTCATGGGCGTTGCCACCCGGCAACTGGCTGGCAAAGCGGATAACAAAGTGATGGCCAGTCTGGTGAAGGAGCTGTTGCAGCAGGGTTAG
- a CDS encoding CvpA family protein, whose translation MWIDIVFAILVWMALYRGLTRGFVMAITAFVGWIMGLAAALKLTTVLTHYLQNSLQWAHAAWLPVVVCLLLFFGVAVLVHLLGKLVERAVQLVALGWLNRLMGFLLYLLLYLIIFSVILWLANQLYLISPTTKAHARVYHWIAPIGPFVIDELGKWIPLFSHMFQDLEHFFEQVSRHMPHT comes from the coding sequence ATGTGGATCGATATCGTATTTGCTATTCTGGTGTGGATGGCCCTGTACAGGGGGCTTACCCGCGGTTTTGTAATGGCCATCACCGCTTTTGTGGGCTGGATCATGGGGCTGGCTGCGGCATTGAAGCTCACGACGGTACTCACCCATTATCTGCAAAACAGTCTGCAATGGGCTCATGCCGCCTGGCTGCCCGTCGTGGTATGCTTGCTGTTGTTTTTTGGTGTGGCTGTGCTGGTGCATTTGCTTGGAAAACTGGTGGAACGAGCGGTTCAGCTTGTTGCACTGGGCTGGCTCAACCGGCTGATGGGCTTTTTGTTGTATTTGCTTTTGTATCTCATCATCTTCAGCGTGATATTGTGGCTGGCCAATCAACTTTATCTGATCTCACCCACGACCAAGGCACATGCCCGGGTGTATCACTGGATAGCCCCTATAGGCCCATTTGTCATCGATGAACTCGGAAAATGGATTCCCCTATTCAGTCACATGTTTCAAGACCTTGAGCATTTTTTTGAACAGGTAAGTCGGCACATGCCGCACACATAG
- a CDS encoding alpha/beta hydrolase yields the protein MQPKDKKVYFSAVNQDRGMDYEIKTHGKFRFVEEGEGEPLILLHGLFGALSNFKDLLEYFKHHCKVVIPILPLYELNILDTSVGGLAKYVHRFIEARNYGQVHLLGNSLGGHVALIYALHHPENLKTLILTGSSGLFENGMGETYPKRGDYEYIRKKTELTFYDPRVATKELVDEVFEIVNNRFKALKIITLAKSAIRNNLGEELRQIQVPVLLIWGKNDTITPPLVAEEFHRLLPHSELHYIDKCGHAPMMEVPDAFNAILHEFLKKHADGIK from the coding sequence ATGCAGCCGAAGGATAAAAAAGTTTATTTTAGCGCTGTAAATCAGGATCGGGGAATGGACTATGAAATTAAAACACATGGCAAGTTCAGATTTGTAGAAGAGGGTGAGGGTGAGCCATTGATTTTGCTTCATGGCTTGTTTGGAGCCTTGAGTAATTTCAAGGATTTACTTGAATATTTCAAGCATCATTGTAAAGTAGTCATTCCCATCCTTCCGCTTTACGAATTAAACATTTTAGATACTTCGGTGGGAGGCCTGGCCAAATATGTACATAGATTTATTGAAGCAAGAAATTACGGTCAGGTGCATTTGCTGGGGAATTCTCTGGGAGGGCATGTGGCTTTGATATATGCTTTGCACCACCCCGAAAATCTAAAAACACTCATTCTCACCGGTAGTTCGGGCTTATTTGAGAATGGCATGGGTGAAACCTATCCCAAACGGGGTGATTATGAATACATTCGCAAGAAGACGGAGCTTACCTTTTATGATCCACGGGTGGCCACCAAAGAGCTGGTAGATGAAGTATTTGAAATTGTCAACAATCGATTCAAAGCATTGAAGATCATTACCCTTGCAAAATCGGCCATCCGCAATAATCTCGGCGAGGAACTGCGGCAGATTCAGGTACCTGTTTTACTTATCTGGGGAAAGAATGATACCATTACACCGCCGCTTGTAGCCGAGGAATTCCATCGTTTACTCCCTCATTCTGAGTTGCATTATATTGACAAATGCGGGCATGCACCCATGATGGAAGTGCCTGATGCCTTCAACGCCATTTTACATGAATTCCTGAAAAAGCACGCTGATGGAATAAAATAA
- a CDS encoding CBS domain-containing protein, whose amino-acid sequence MYKLQGMVVNQIISPGLEPLYPHQQVAEALQSMHRQHVHELPVVAEDHFTYLGIAAEAQLVDLSPTTLIGEVALQQHKPAVSSHANLFDVLKMYQENLLSIIPVLDETDHYVGMITRDGLLEGVAKMMNVQEPGAIIHLQMATHDYMLSDIARLAELNDVRILNVYTLYDTTHDMINVFLKTNRIDVQALVSTYSRYHYQVIQIFAQESSMDSLRDNYDMLMNYINM is encoded by the coding sequence TTGTATAAATTGCAGGGCATGGTGGTGAACCAGATCATATCTCCCGGACTCGAGCCCTTGTATCCGCACCAGCAGGTAGCTGAGGCATTGCAAAGCATGCACAGGCAGCATGTACATGAGCTCCCGGTTGTAGCCGAAGATCATTTCACTTATCTGGGCATTGCTGCTGAAGCACAGCTGGTCGATTTATCACCGACCACACTTATCGGCGAAGTTGCTCTGCAACAGCACAAGCCTGCTGTATCCAGCCACGCAAATCTATTCGATGTGCTCAAAATGTATCAGGAAAATCTATTATCGATTATCCCCGTACTGGATGAAACCGATCATTATGTGGGGATGATCACGAGAGATGGGTTGCTTGAAGGTGTTGCAAAAATGATGAATGTGCAGGAACCCGGAGCTATCATACACCTGCAAATGGCTACGCACGATTATATGCTTTCGGATATCGCTCGCCTGGCCGAGTTAAATGATGTACGCATATTGAATGTTTATACGCTTTACGATACCACCCACGATATGATCAACGTTTTCCTCAAAACAAATCGGATAGATGTGCAGGCACTGGTATCCACCTATTCCAGATATCATTATCAGGTCATACAGATTTTTGCTCAGGAATCATCTATGGATAGCCTGCGGGATAATTACGATATGCTGATGAATTATATCAATATGTAA
- a CDS encoding POTRA domain-containing protein produces MWIYAQQAQLPVLGAVQIADTTWHDDALIVRHIEINGNKKTNDAIILRELGIHPGDTIAWKQAPTLLEEARQRVINTSLFLSVNVYFKNIQAPDVDIEVDVVERWYIFPVPIFSLADRNFNVWWVEHHHQLNRVNYGINCFDNNLTGNNDQLIFTVQGGYTYKYALAYNLPYFDKVMHAGIGLVAGYSRNREVNYITQNNKQVYLKTEQFIYKNWYGGLSFSYRKNIRTRHLLSLTYHDLTVGDTVVALNPDYLPDGSTHQRYLGLEYRFSYTGADHWAYPLRGFNLIVDLSQQGFGWPDRVHMTQLQLMMARYVPLFPRVYLAMGFRTQIQLPVHQPYFLRQDMGYYENYLRGLEYNVVDASAFGILKTNLKYQIGKWNIHLPLIPEKFAHVPLAIYAKCFGDVGYGYDPYHEISRLSNRWLFTGGVGIDFVTFYDIRLRVEYSFNQFGQNGLFLHTKSEL; encoded by the coding sequence GTGTGGATATATGCACAACAGGCGCAATTGCCCGTATTAGGGGCAGTGCAGATTGCTGATACCACATGGCATGATGATGCGTTGATTGTCAGGCATATTGAAATCAATGGAAACAAGAAAACCAATGATGCCATCATTCTGCGTGAGCTGGGTATTCATCCCGGTGATACGATTGCATGGAAACAGGCGCCAACCTTACTGGAAGAAGCCCGTCAGCGTGTGATCAATACATCGCTTTTTCTCAGTGTAAATGTGTATTTTAAAAATATACAGGCACCTGATGTGGACATCGAAGTGGATGTGGTGGAACGTTGGTATATATTTCCCGTGCCCATCTTCAGCCTGGCCGACCGGAATTTTAATGTATGGTGGGTTGAACATCATCATCAGCTCAACCGCGTGAATTATGGTATCAATTGTTTTGATAACAACCTTACGGGAAATAATGATCAGTTGATCTTTACCGTTCAGGGAGGATATACGTACAAATATGCACTTGCATATAATCTGCCGTATTTCGATAAGGTTATGCATGCCGGAATAGGGCTGGTAGCGGGTTATAGCCGAAACCGGGAAGTGAATTACATCACACAAAATAATAAGCAGGTATATTTAAAAACAGAACAGTTTATATACAAAAACTGGTATGGTGGATTAAGTTTCTCTTATCGTAAAAACATACGCACCAGGCATTTGCTTTCGCTCACCTATCATGATCTTACTGTAGGAGACACCGTGGTGGCATTGAATCCGGATTATTTACCCGATGGAAGCACACATCAGCGATACCTGGGATTGGAATATCGTTTTAGTTACACGGGGGCCGATCACTGGGCTTATCCCTTGCGTGGTTTTAACCTGATTGTTGACCTTTCTCAACAGGGCTTTGGCTGGCCTGACCGGGTGCACATGACCCAGTTGCAGTTGATGATGGCGCGTTATGTGCCTTTATTTCCCCGTGTGTATCTGGCGATGGGCTTTCGTACACAAATACAGTTGCCCGTGCATCAACCTTATTTTTTGCGGCAGGATATGGGTTATTATGAGAATTATTTACGTGGACTTGAATACAATGTGGTAGACGCCAGTGCCTTTGGCATTCTTAAAACGAATCTGAAATATCAAATCGGAAAATGGAATATCCATTTGCCTTTGATTCCTGAGAAATTTGCGCATGTGCCGCTGGCAATATATGCGAAATGTTTTGGTGATGTGGGGTATGGTTATGATCCTTATCATGAAATCAGTCGCTTGAGTAATCGCTGGCTTTTTACCGGAGGCGTGGGTATTGACTTTGTGACGTTTTATGATATTCGATTGCGTGTGGAATATAGTTTCAATCAGTTCGGCCAAAATGGGTTATTTTTACACACCAAATCCGAATTATAA
- a CDS encoding NAD kinase encodes MQIAIYSRNFSPQDQSDVQLLIHTLHQHGMRLWIYGPWYEQMQASIKWPQKPVLFYVAQDLDEEIACMISVGGDGTLLDTLCFVRNKSIPVIGVNMGRLGFLANIGREMIGRMADALLAHDYVIEKRILLHLDASIPLFGEVPYALNDFTLHKKDASSMIRIHAFLNGEFLNTYWADGLIVATPTGSTAYSLSCGGPILLPEAGGFVVTPVAPHNLNVRPLVVPDDAVISFEIEGRSEQFLCTLDARMETITSDVKMAIRKEDFMLNLIRLQETNFLQTLRSKLFWGIDKRN; translated from the coding sequence ATGCAGATAGCTATTTACAGTAGAAATTTTTCTCCGCAAGATCAGTCCGATGTGCAATTGTTGATCCATACCCTGCATCAGCATGGTATGCGATTGTGGATTTATGGTCCCTGGTATGAGCAGATGCAGGCCAGCATCAAATGGCCGCAGAAACCTGTGTTATTTTATGTTGCACAGGATCTGGATGAGGAAATAGCCTGTATGATCAGTGTGGGAGGCGATGGTACTTTGCTGGATACCTTATGTTTTGTGCGCAACAAATCTATTCCGGTGATTGGTGTAAACATGGGCCGACTGGGCTTTCTGGCCAACATCGGTCGAGAGATGATAGGCCGTATGGCCGATGCTTTGCTGGCACATGATTATGTGATTGAGAAACGGATTCTTTTGCATCTGGATGCCAGTATTCCACTTTTTGGTGAAGTCCCGTATGCCCTGAATGATTTTACCCTGCATAAAAAAGATGCCTCGTCAATGATTCGCATTCATGCATTTTTGAATGGCGAGTTCCTGAACACCTACTGGGCAGATGGCCTTATTGTGGCCACTCCCACCGGATCGACGGCCTATTCCTTAAGTTGCGGCGGCCCTATTTTGTTGCCCGAAGCGGGAGGCTTTGTCGTAACACCCGTTGCTCCGCACAACCTGAACGTGCGGCCACTGGTCGTTCCCGACGATGCTGTGATTTCCTTTGAAATCGAAGGCAGAAGTGAGCAATTTTTATGCACCCTGGATGCCCGTATGGAAACCATTACCAGTGATGTGAAAATGGCCATTCGCAAGGAAGATTTTATGTTAAACCTCATTCGTCTTCAGGAAACAAATTTTCTACAAACCCTTCGCAGCAAGCTCTTCTGGGGAATTGACAAACGAAATTAA
- a CDS encoding DUF6089 family protein, whose protein sequence is MMKPYAWLICIVCTLGLWINPGKIAAQITLRSYQALAYTAEIGVAAGGAEYFGDLNTHYGWHAVKASGGIFYRKLFSPYVAARLEAELAQLGYSDVYNKNEFQHRRNLSFNTLIWEITLMGEFNFFRFEPGSAYHRFTPYLAFGVGFFHFNPYAYYQGQKYYLQPLGTEGQGSFLYPDRKPYALQALCFPVGAGIKYNLGRNLDIGLEAIHRFTTTDYLDDVSKTYVGITAFPPKPNGQPSIAAILQDRSNWNGQPAIGTPGRQRGNSITRDQYIFVQLTLSVLLSNYRCPAL, encoded by the coding sequence ATGATGAAACCTTATGCCTGGCTGATTTGCATTGTATGTACCCTGGGGCTCTGGATTAATCCGGGAAAAATAGCGGCACAAATCACGCTTCGATCTTATCAGGCGCTGGCTTATACGGCGGAGATAGGGGTGGCAGCCGGTGGAGCGGAATATTTTGGTGATCTGAATACCCATTACGGATGGCATGCGGTGAAAGCCTCGGGAGGCATTTTTTATCGAAAGTTATTCAGCCCTTATGTGGCGGCTCGACTGGAAGCTGAGCTGGCACAGTTAGGTTATTCGGACGTATATAACAAAAATGAATTTCAGCATCGACGCAATTTAAGTTTTAACACGCTGATCTGGGAAATTACGTTGATGGGTGAATTTAACTTTTTCCGTTTCGAACCCGGTAGCGCATATCACAGGTTTACGCCTTATCTGGCTTTTGGGGTGGGGTTTTTTCATTTCAATCCTTATGCTTATTACCAGGGCCAGAAATATTATCTGCAGCCCCTGGGCACAGAAGGGCAGGGCTCGTTTTTGTATCCTGATCGAAAACCTTATGCCCTGCAGGCCTTGTGTTTCCCGGTAGGAGCCGGCATAAAATACAATCTGGGCAGGAATCTGGATATTGGGTTGGAGGCGATTCACCGTTTTACGACTACAGATTATCTGGACGACGTAAGCAAAACCTATGTAGGCATTACAGCCTTTCCACCCAAGCCCAATGGTCAGCCATCTATCGCTGCCATTTTGCAGGACCGGTCTAATTGGAACGGGCAACCGGCCATTGGTACACCCGGTCGACAGCGGGGCAACAGTATAACCAGAGATCAGTATATTTTTGTGCAGCTCACGCTTTCTGTTTTACTCAGCAATTACCGCTGTCCGGCGCTCTGA
- a CDS encoding isoprenyl transferase translates to MSRTATLKDRIDPRKLPRHIAIIMDGNGRWAKERGHDRIYGHHEGVQSVKSVVEACGELGIPYLTIYAFSTENWERPSDEVNGIMELLVSTLHKEIDSLREHNIRLHVIGDLDMLPPVCRQEVQEAVQLTASHDGLHLIVALSYSSRWEIVQAVKQLAADVRAGKVKPEDIDQQIFAQYLCTAAFPDPELVIRTSGEYRISNFLLYQIAYAELYFTPTLWPDFRKENLYEAILDFQSRERRFGKTSEQIQQNEEMFS, encoded by the coding sequence ATGTCCAGAACCGCTACATTAAAAGATCGTATTGATCCTCGAAAATTGCCCCGGCATATTGCCATTATCATGGATGGCAATGGCAGGTGGGCTAAAGAACGCGGACATGACCGGATTTATGGACATCACGAAGGCGTGCAGAGTGTGAAAAGCGTGGTGGAGGCCTGCGGTGAACTGGGAATACCTTATCTTACCATATATGCATTTTCTACGGAAAACTGGGAACGCCCTTCCGATGAGGTAAACGGCATCATGGAGCTGCTGGTAAGCACGTTGCACAAGGAAATAGACTCACTTCGGGAGCACAATATCCGTTTGCATGTGATTGGAGATCTGGATATGTTGCCCCCGGTATGCCGGCAAGAAGTACAGGAAGCCGTACAGCTCACGGCCAGCCATGATGGCTTGCATTTGATTGTAGCACTCAGCTACAGTTCTCGATGGGAAATTGTGCAGGCCGTGAAGCAACTGGCTGCTGATGTACGTGCCGGTAAGGTGAAGCCAGAGGATATCGATCAGCAGATCTTTGCGCAATACCTCTGTACCGCGGCCTTTCCCGACCCGGAGCTGGTAATCCGCACCAGCGGTGAATACCGTATCAGTAACTTTCTGCTTTACCAGATTGCCTACGCAGAACTGTATTTCACACCTACCTTGTGGCCTGATTTCAGGAAAGAAAACCTGTATGAAGCCATCTTAGATTTCCAATCCAGAGAAAGAAGATTTGGGAAAACGAGCGAACAAATACAGCAGAATGAAGAGATGTTTTCGTAG
- a CDS encoding POTRA domain-containing protein yields MKRCFRRHVVLILCVFWGHHLLAQQLSAPSPASTDTTEIPVLPSNPKSYRIAGITVSGARYLDPQLLVSVSGISVGDRIILPGDGLAKVIQNLWKQHLFSNIQIYVTKIDGDNIYLDIHVTERPRLANFYFRGVSKTEADELKTKTDLHQGSVVTESMKINAEVAIRKYFQDKGYRNVSMQISERPDTSVMLNAVDLIFNIHKGKKVKISEIFFAGNDHVPDARLKAEMKNTKEGMRLTLHPARDVNVYGGESYSLADYLHQWGFLYPSKTLRLLEPYFRFKLFNSAKFNQSKYDEDKAKIIEYYNSLGYRDATIVDDTIYQAPNGNIDIAIKINEGRKYYFGNITWSGNTKYPDTLLNAILRIHKGDPYNLDLFNKRLGITPTQQGDDISSLYLNDGYLFFRVTPVETRVYHDTIDYDIRITEGPQATINKVTISGNDRTNEHVIRRELRTIPGEKFSRADLIRSQRDVAQLGMFDPQKVSVNPQPNPDNGTVDIGWSVVEKPSDQLELSAGWGGYIGLTGTLGLSFNNFSLRNITNPRAWTPLPSGDGQKLSLRYQSNGKFYHSYSFSFTEPWLGGKKPNNFTVSLYNSFIASGVYNPYTGFFGGSADSSFLRSTGFTVALGKRLTWPDDYFTLTGAVNFVRYTLKNYQFFYGNPLNNGDINELSLKLTLARSSVDAPIYPRSGSNIVLSGEFTPPYSLFESQSVYEGKTLAQKFKYIEYQKYRFDAEWYVPLGRPHGTDQKQFVLKLAAKYGFLGKYSSHALLSPFERFELGGDGLSNYAIYGKEIISQRGYEVYYSSDPKDNAQTQPLNYQGFTIFNKYTVELRYPITLNPSSTIFALLFFDAANGYENFQKYNPFLLRRDAGIGMRFYLPMFGLLGFDYGIGFDRMQPGQGLRNATKFSFMLGYEPE; encoded by the coding sequence ATGAAGAGATGTTTTCGTAGACATGTGGTATTGATCTTATGCGTGTTCTGGGGGCATCATCTGCTGGCACAGCAGCTATCGGCCCCTTCTCCTGCATCGACGGATACGACAGAGATTCCTGTGTTGCCTTCCAATCCTAAATCTTATCGAATAGCAGGTATCACCGTTTCGGGCGCCCGTTACCTGGACCCGCAGCTGTTGGTTTCTGTATCAGGCATTTCCGTGGGCGACCGCATCATTCTGCCGGGCGATGGACTGGCCAAAGTCATCCAGAATCTCTGGAAACAACACCTGTTTTCCAATATCCAGATTTATGTAACAAAAATTGATGGCGATAATATTTACCTCGATATTCATGTTACCGAAAGACCGAGGCTGGCGAATTTTTATTTCCGGGGCGTGAGCAAAACCGAAGCCGATGAATTGAAAACCAAAACTGACCTGCACCAGGGCTCGGTGGTTACCGAAAGTATGAAAATCAACGCGGAGGTGGCTATCCGCAAATATTTTCAGGACAAAGGATATCGTAATGTGAGTATGCAGATCAGTGAACGTCCCGATACTTCCGTGATGCTCAACGCCGTGGATTTAATTTTCAATATTCATAAAGGTAAGAAAGTAAAAATCAGTGAGATCTTCTTTGCAGGTAATGATCATGTGCCAGATGCACGGCTGAAAGCCGAAATGAAGAATACCAAAGAAGGCATGCGCCTTACCCTGCATCCGGCGAGAGATGTAAATGTATATGGAGGCGAGTCATATTCACTGGCCGATTACCTGCATCAATGGGGATTTTTATATCCTTCAAAAACCCTTCGTTTACTGGAACCTTATTTTCGGTTTAAACTCTTCAACTCGGCTAAATTTAATCAGAGCAAGTATGATGAAGATAAAGCCAAAATCATTGAATACTATAATTCACTCGGTTATCGCGATGCAACCATTGTAGACGATACCATTTATCAGGCGCCCAATGGCAATATTGATATCGCCATTAAAATAAACGAAGGCAGGAAATATTATTTTGGTAATATCACCTGGAGCGGCAACACCAAGTATCCCGATACTTTGCTAAATGCTATTCTTCGCATTCATAAAGGAGATCCGTATAATTTAGATTTGTTTAATAAACGACTCGGCATCACGCCCACACAGCAAGGAGATGACATCAGCAGTTTGTATTTAAATGATGGTTATTTGTTTTTCCGCGTTACGCCGGTTGAAACACGTGTGTATCATGATACCATCGACTATGATATTCGTATCACCGAAGGGCCGCAGGCAACGATCAATAAAGTAACCATTTCCGGTAACGATCGCACCAATGAACATGTGATTAGAAGAGAATTGCGCACGATTCCAGGAGAAAAATTCAGTCGGGCCGATCTCATTCGTTCCCAGCGCGATGTAGCCCAGCTGGGCATGTTCGACCCTCAAAAAGTGTCGGTAAACCCGCAGCCCAATCCCGACAATGGAACCGTAGATATTGGCTGGTCGGTAGTAGAAAAACCTTCTGACCAGCTCGAGCTCTCCGCCGGATGGGGTGGATATATCGGCCTGACCGGTACGCTGGGATTATCGTTTAATAATTTTTCCTTGCGCAACATCACCAATCCCAGGGCGTGGACTCCACTGCCGAGTGGCGATGGGCAAAAACTTTCACTTCGTTATCAATCCAACGGTAAATTTTATCATTCATATAGTTTCTCCTTCACCGAACCCTGGCTGGGCGGGAAGAAACCGAACAATTTCACGGTGAGTTTATACAATTCATTTATCGCCAGCGGAGTATATAATCCTTACACGGGATTCTTTGGTGGATCGGCCGATAGCAGCTTTTTGCGGTCAACTGGATTTACGGTGGCACTGGGTAAACGTCTGACCTGGCCGGATGATTATTTCACCCTCACCGGGGCCGTGAATTTTGTACGTTATACCTTAAAAAACTATCAATTCTTTTACGGGAATCCACTAAACAATGGCGACATCAATGAGCTGAGCTTGAAACTCACGCTGGCTCGCTCTTCTGTAGATGCTCCCATTTATCCGCGCAGCGGTTCCAACATTGTGCTTTCCGGTGAATTTACGCCACCCTATTCGCTGTTCGAGTCGCAAAGCGTATATGAAGGCAAAACGCTGGCCCAAAAATTTAAATACATCGAATACCAGAAATATCGCTTCGATGCAGAGTGGTATGTACCTCTGGGAAGGCCCCATGGTACGGATCAAAAACAATTTGTATTGAAACTGGCCGCCAAATATGGATTTCTGGGTAAATATTCTTCCCATGCCCTTCTGTCGCCTTTCGAGCGTTTTGAACTGGGCGGCGACGGGTTGAGCAATTATGCGATTTATGGAAAGGAAATTATTTCTCAGCGAGGATATGAGGTATATTATAGTTCCGATCCTAAGGACAATGCACAAACACAGCCCCTGAATTATCAGGGATTCACCATTTTCAATAAATACACGGTGGAATTGCGTTATCCCATAACCTTGAATCCCAGTTCAACCATTTTTGCATTATTGTTTTTCGATGCAGCCAATGGATACGAAAATTTCCAGAAGTATAACCCCTTCCTGTTAAGGCGTGATGCTGGAATTGGTATGCGTTTTTATCTGCCCATGTTTGGTTTGCTGGGATTTGATTACGGAATCGGATTCGATAGAATGCAGCCCGGGCAGGGTCTTCGCAATGCCACGAAGTTCAGCTTCATGTTAGGTTATGAACCGGAATAA